GGCAGGCCCTGGCGACCACTCACCTGCTGAGGAAAGGCTGGGCCTGGCCTCATGGACGGCTGGTCAAAGCTCACATCTGGGAAGAAGTTGGTCAAAGATGAGCCCttcaggaaagaaggaggggacCATTTAGCTTGGAACTTGGGGCGACCTAAGCGTTCCCTCCTCCTGGTGTTCCCGGTGGGACTCACCTGGGCCGCGAGGAGCTGGAAGTCTGACTGGGGCAGCGATGGGGCTGCCTGGGGCTGCTGAGCAGCGGGCTCCTGGGTGTGGGGCTGCTgcagcagaggctgggggaggtcCTGGGGCGTGGGGTAAGGAGGCGGGGGTGACACTTGGGCTTGAGCTTCTGTGGGCAGGAAGGAGAGCGGGCTTCGATCTGAGGACaccatctgaaaaacaaagccacCAACTACTTAGCTTCTGAGTTTCTAGCAGTAAGTCCTTTATGATTAGGAAATGTCAAAGTGAGGAAAAACCCTGAGATTTTCCTCACCCTGATAGTCTATACTATGCTCTGAGAAGCCCAGTTCTGTATCCTTCAAAGTATATCTCAAATCTCACTTCCCCACAAAACATTTTCCATTCAACGACAATTTCTAttgtcttaaaaaacaaacaaaacaaaacccagccaAGTTAACCAGTttcatctcagttttctcagtgaaaatcatgtttgttttttcacAGCCAAAAGTTCTGGTTAAAAATGGAAGACTGAAAAAAGCATTTAGCTCTGCTGTCTCCCAAAACTCTCCTAAAACCCCTAAAACAACATTAAACAACCATAAACATTAATAAACAACACTAAAACATAAACAACATGAAAGGATAAGTAACAACACGAGGACAAAgataatgagaaagaagaaaatggcaacaaaatttggaaaatgaaaagcaGATGGACAAGTAGTAGCAGGCTGAGCAGAGCTGAGAAAGCCAAATGCTAAGCTGGCAGTGGGGAAAATCAAGAGACACTCTGGTTTACATCACAGAATCCCTAAAGGGGTCTGGAACCGGGGCAGCAGGCAGCAGCGGGTGAAGATGGAGCTAAACCTGGAGGAGCTCGTGGGCAGCAGTTAGGTTCCAGGACCCTTGCACGGCGGGAGACTGAGGGCTGTGCTCTGGAGAGAGTACAGCTCAGGGTCTCTGGCTGGGGTGCACCAGACCCTAGAAGGCGAGGCACTCCTGAAAACACAGGGCTTATGAGAAAGCCCACTATCGCATCTTGAGTCCTCCACCTCTCTTTCCCAACTCAGCTCTCAGAGTGCTGGGATCCAGGCACATGCCAGGAGCAAGATCGGGATAGCATCCTTTGGGGATCTGACCAGGCTGGGAGAAAATCCAACTTATGACACCAGATGTTCCCTAAGGAAATGGCTGAGCTAGATCACTCTACCATGAAGACCATACTCAACAAGCCCACCCACCTACACAGAGCTTCCAAtcagtttttgtgtgtgtctgtcctgTTCATAAACACGAGCAGGGTGCCAAGGATCACCAGACCATGAGGAAAGCATGTGAATGAAAGTCAGAGACCCAAGCAGACAAACTGAGAAAAGAAACTTGGAGAAGTCTATGTAGGAAGAAGGAGTCATGAAAAACAACATTATCATTATAATATTTAGAGCTATTAAAAAATCCTTATCTGTTAGAAATACATATTAAACTATTTGTAATATGTACctccatatacatttttttaaagtagggatatggaggacttccctggtggtccagtggttaagactccacacttccaatgcaaggggcgtgggctcgatccctggttggggaacttagACTCCACGTgccgtgcggcacagccaaaacatatatacatataaaaaaaagtAGGGATACGGATAAAACAAGATTATAAAAATGCTGATGATTGTTGAGGCTAGATGATGGGTATAGAGGATTCATTATATTATGTTCTCTACTTCTATGTAATTTGGAAAATTcgtattacaaaaaataaaaataaaagaaaccggAATAAAAATTACCACTAAAAACCTCAAAGAGATCAAAGATGATATGGCGTCCATGGAATAAGTATGACGCTATAAAAAAGGAACATtcagagaagaagaacaaaaaaattcttgGCAATTTAGAAGTATGAGAGCAGACATGAAAACCTCAACATAAGCATGGAAAATAATGGTGAGAAACTCtttcagaaagaagagaaaaaagacagagagagaaaagaggagagaaaaataagacGTTAGAGGAAAAGTACAGGACATCCAACATTCATACAttcaagagaaaacagagaaaactgaagagaagaaATCGTTGaagaaataattaaggaaaatttcccagaaatgaAGGCAATGAGTTTCCAGATTGAAGAAACTCACCAAAGAGCCAGACTCATATCAAGCCACATTATCTTCAAGTTTCAGAACACTAGGGACAAaaagaagatcccacaagcctctcgaggggaaaaaaaaggagatttaATTCAAAGTATTAAGaatcagaatgggaaaaaaaaaaaaagaaaagaatcagaatGTCATTGGAATTCTCAATAGCAGCTCTAGAAACTAAAAGGCAATGGATTAATACCTTCaaaatttcaagagaaaattatttaaaatttgaattctaTGCTTAGCCAATTATTAGTTAAATGGTGGGCAGAATGAAGACATGGTGAAGTCACACCAGGTCACATGTACTCTTTCTTGTAAAGCTACTAGAGGATTCATTTTTAACTGTATTGAGAGGAGATCTACCCAACcctgagagtttgggattgaatAAGTAATACATACAGAGAAAAAAGTAAGACATTTATTAACTCCCAGGAGAAAAAGATGTTCATTTTGTTATTTCACAGTAAACTATGGTTCAACTCTGATTGCATTATTATAACCATGAAAACACTAAACACTGAGTATTGCTCTAAACAAAACTATAATAAACCACATTGTGAAGATGAGGAGGGTGAGTAGGAAATAcgtgtggggagtggggagtgagagGATTGGGGGAGTTGAAAGAGAACTAACCCCTAATCTTCCATGGTAGGATGTCATTAGATAGTACCTAACACTAAAAATCTAGAACAAAATAAGCATGAAATAATGCTGATATACCAAAGAGAGTAGCTAAAATGGTCAAAAGTAGCCATCTCCAGGCAGTGAGAAATATGGCTAgtcggggagggaggggaagacaaCTGTAATTTCGCAACAAGCCCTTTAGaagtatttgactttttaaattatgtgcacgaataacactgattttaaaaaaaatattttaaaatattaagcaaacaaaaatatctttaaaaggaTGCTTTTTATCTCTCCTTAAAATGTAACTAGAAAGAAGGAGTAATATTTTTATATCCTATAAAATAATCGTGCAAAATAGAACTAAAGGCAATCCAATAACATGAAAATAAGCACtaaaaaaacaattatgaaaTACCCTCTTACCCTCTCCCGAAAGGGATTACTCATATAATAAAAATCCCGTAGCTACTAATTGGTAAAGAGTGACTAATAACTGGACCTGCTAACTCCTTCTGCTGTGCTCTGTCAACTCTTTCTTGCTAAATCATTACTCATTTATAGTGAAGTGGTAAGTGATGTTAGTATCTAGAGAGTGACCAACAGGTTAAAAACATATTCATTCATGATGGTAGTAAGAGCCACCCTAAGAACTTAGAATAGAAACAAAGTCAACAAGTCAAAATATGACCTTCCCACCCTAAATTTCTGTCACAGGCTTGTGACTTCAAAATGTGCCTCTTTCTAAACAGATTTATTTGGGTCCTTTTACAGAGATATGATCCTATTGTACCTAGTATTTCATCAACAATAGAAGTATTGTTGATGAAATCTGTTGCTGTAATTAGGGAAGAGGTCTAATCCAATATCAAAGCTTCAGGAAGGTATTTAAATGTCTTCCATGGCTTTCCTCTGTGGCTCAAAGTGCTCATAGAGTCAATTATTGATTTTCCATACCAAATTTAAAATCCCAACCTGGCTTCCCTTAGCTATTTCAGACATGCCTGGATTGCGCCCTCTACACCCGACCCTTCCCTCCAGCTCCAACTTCACCAGAGTACTGCAAACTGTTCAGCGTTTGCTTAAGAGCAATCAACACAACAAATCTGCTGTTGGAAAATCATTAGTGCGTTCTGAATCATTTGATTTCGCACAGAAGTGAGAACTGACCGCATTTCAGACCTCAACAGACAGCGCTCGGTGTGAGGACCTAATCCAATTCCTAACTGCTTCAGTCTGTTTCACTGTTCGTTTGCTTTTACCTGCGAGGCAGGATACGGCTTCAGTGGGCTGGTTGAAGAGAGCTGTCGGCTGAAACTTTGATGCGCTTCGGGGCCAGGAGAAAGCGTGAGAGGGCTGACGGGAGGCTGCCTACGCCGAGAGGGGCCACTCAGGTTTGTGGTGGAAAGAGACGGGTTGCTAAGGGAGAAGAGACGGAGCGAAGAGTGAAGCGCAGAGGCGTTGGGAGCAGATGCCTGTGGGCGGCTGTTTAGGGAAGAGGAAAGCGCTGTCTTATTGAGCGTGGCCTGGATGGAGGGGTTGCTTCGAGAACTCTGCAGACCTAGAAGACAACACATTCACAAGTTACTTGTCATAATTTCAGACCAAATCTTCTGTTTTCCAAAGATTAGAGAAAACTCGACTTCCTACTATTTGTATTTGATGATGATTCTGTATGAGAAGGAGCTCTGGGCAACTCTCCTACTGAAAATGGTACCAACGGCAAAGAAAAGGTACACTCAGACTGAGAGGGACGATGCCATCAAGATGAGAATGGCTTTTTCTCAGGAAGGAGACTGTGTAAATCACACTGGGAGAGCAGGACTAGGTAAGCGGGGTGGGGGCAGCAGAGGTGAATGTTCAGTGTACTCTGTTCCCACCCAAGGAATAGACCCCAGGGCTGGACAACCAGTTCCGCGCAGGGCCCCTGGAAGCCTCTGTCCAGTGTACCACCTGGCCAGGTACCACCTATGGTTAAGCCACCAGGGGACACAGACAAGGTCCTTATGGAGTGGGGAATACTTACCAGAAGAGCTTCTTATGCCCAGGTGAGTCATGGCAGCGGGAAGGTTGCCCACACTGTTCCCCACACTCATACTACCAAAGAGGTGGTCACTGGTGtccagggaggcaggcaggggcaCTGAGTAGTGGAGGTTGGTTAGATCTGGCAACGACCCCCCAGTGTTCAGGGTTCCCAGAAAGGGTGAGAGGCCCATGTTTTGACCACTGTGTGGAAAAGcgctgaaaaaagaaagataagtattactttctaaaatgcaTTCCGCTGCTCTGGGGAATAGGACATGTATGATACTTTTCCTTGTTCAATAAAAACAGTTGGAGCCAAAGATCTAAGTCCTTGTGTAGACTCTGCCTCTTCCTTGTCCCGAAAACTTGCATCCttggcttaacctctctgaagtgCGATTTGCTTACCTGGTATGTTGGACTAAGGATGCCCACGTTACAGGAATATTTTCCGAGATAAGAGTAGATTATTGATGCAAAAGTACTTTGAACATTATAAAGCACTATATAAAATGCGAGGCACTGCTTTCTATTTATTCCGTTCCTTTTGCTACATTGCTAAATTATCTTTCCTACCAAAAAAAGTATCTCTGTATCAACCAGATGCCTTCCAAGATGTATTTTTTCAATTACAGTTTTCATAAACTTTAAAGTGAGAAAGAGATGTGACCATTCCTTTGTCAGAATCTGTTGGGTGGTCACTCTGtgcccaggcactgggctaactGCTGGAGGTGGGATGATGAATGAGCAGGGTGTGTGCAGGCCTGGAGCAAGAGTACAAACGGAGGCCTAGTACACCGtctagtttaaattttttaaagttataaatcaaatcaataaatctTTAAATGAATTATGTTCTATGTTTCTGTCTTGACAAATTGTACCTTTGTAATAGCCTGGAAGGCCAGATTCAAGTTCAGAATTCTCCGACTCCTTGGAGCTCCACACTAGAACGTGCAGAGAGGCAGCCCCGACCCTCAGTCCATGCCACCatctctccccccagccctgttCTGCACCGCAGGGCATGCTTATGGATATCCCAGCCTAGGGGCCAGCTCTGGCCAAGTTCCGCATCCCCTGTGGCTCCTTGGACTCCTTACTCCACGGGAGCAGAGACCTCTGAAGTGtgggcccagggaggggctgcGTGGCCCAGGCTGAGGGGGCACTGCTCTTAGAGCTCACGGGCAGGCCAGAGACAGACCGGTAAGGCAAGCGATTGCAGTACGGCAGGAAGCTCGCTGGGCCAGGTCTGATACAAGTGACGCTGGGAACGCAGAAGCAGGAGTTGGGGTTGTGAggatgggtggggaagggaagcctTGACCAAGCACATGACCCTGTGCACATGGAACTGCAAGCAGCGCAGCACGGCCAAGGTGTCGGGGCAGAGTGGGGAACAGGGGACAGGAGATGAGGTGGGGGAGGCAGGTAAGGGAGAAAACAAGGGCATGATGACATGATGCTCTGAAGAGTCTGGGTCAGGGAAGGCAGGAGACAGGGAGCCCAGGATTAAGCTGGAGCATCAGAATCACATTTTAGAAACGCCACTGTGGTTGCAGCGTGGAGGATGGCTTAAGGGGGCAGAAAGAGAGGGGCGGGGAACCAGTCAGAAGCGCCTGTGTGGTTCAGGTATGATCTAGGAAGAGAACAAAGAGGCTGAAGAGGAGGAGAATGGTTGGAGGAAGTGCCGTTAGCCAGGAATGGGGCGGCAGGGAGAGATTATGAATTCGATTGAGGACACTGGACTCAATACAGCATACACCAGCAGAGTGCCTCCCGGGTGCCAGCCACTGGCATTAGGGCCTCAAGAGACTCggacagagcagagagaaagagcCATAAAGAAAACAACTTGCAACATAATACCATTCAGTAGtgcagtaagtcccctacgtacgaACGAGTTCCATCCTGAGAgcgcgttcgtaagtccaatttgtttgtaagtccaacaaagttagcctagataCCCAACTACCACGACTGGCTATATaccactgcttttacgcttgcttccggacatgCTGGGCTTGAAGTAAAGACGCTGTAGGACTGTACTCTAAACAGTACTGTAAAGagcacaaaagcacaaccacttgtagaggatgcacgcacgtgaccaTGTACACCAGatacgtgaactaacttacgtgactggacatgtgaacgcacgttcacatctttgagagtttgcaacttgaaggttcgtgtgtaggggacttactgtacagtgACAGAACCTGATGGTATAAGGTATGGAGGGAATGACCAGCAGGCTGgagggggcttcctggaggacgTCTGAACTGAGTTGGAAGGCTCGAGAATTCAGACACTCTAAACAGGGAAATCATTTCAGGTAGAGTTCCCAGCACAGGCAAAGCAGAGAGGCACGTGACTATATTGTGTGCCCTAGGAACTTAGCTGCTGCAGGAAGGTCAAGTTTAGGAGGGGTGGATATGATGGGAGAtgggcctggaggaggaggcagaAAGCACATGAGGCTTACACTGATGCGTTGATGACAAGAAGCCAGTGGAAGGTTGAGAGCAGGGAAAAGACATCATCATTCTTAGGACAgacttgggggagggaggacagGGTGTGAGAAGCAGAGCCTGGAGGCAGAGAGGTGAGTTATGCTGCTGCTGAAAATCAGACTAGACATAATGAGGGCATGGAGGTGGAGAGACAGCGAGGGCTTCTGGAGATATTTAAGCAAGTACTCAAGAATGACTCCTGATTTTCTGCCATGGGGACCGGTGGAACCACCCCTACCAGGACAGGGAACACGGAGGCACACCAGTAGACTGGGGATAAGGGTAGGTGGTGGGGTCAGACAACGAATTCTGCTTTAGACACTGAGTTTCTGTAATACGGGAGGACCTGTCATGGGATGTCTCCTGAGGACAGCTCCATCGGAACAGTGGGGGTGGAAGCCCGGCCACAGTGGGTTGAGGAATAGACAAGCAGTGAGGGGGCCTCAAGAGTAAATACTCTTTCAGAAAGTGTGGCTGAGAATTCTGGAAATGAGAAGGAAGTAACTAAAAGGGAATGCAGGGTCACGGAAGGACTTTTTAGTGCAGAATCCTTAAGTATATTTAAACGCAGAGAGAAAACCTTGTAGAGAGGGAAAGGCTGAAAACATAGAAGAGGGAAGGATAAGCAggagagagaggcctcaggaaggGTCAGGGACATGGGTGAGGCTAACAGTCTTGAACAGAGGGACACCTGTGTCCCTAAgactagaaataaaaatggatggCGAGGGGGGAAGTAGGGGCGGGAGGGAAGCTGAGCATTCATTCCTGATGGTCTCTCTTTTCTTAGTAAAGTAGGACTGGGATAACTGTGGAGGCTTGAAAAGAAATGGGGAAGCAGGAAAGGTGTCCGATTTGATGGATGAGGAAGAAGGATGATTTTGGTTGTAGAAAAACTGAATGTGATACTTTGTCTCTCGGATGGCTGGTTGCAGTGTTAAGGCCAAGGACTAGGAAATAAACTTGAGAACCCAGAGCTGCTTGCTATGAGGGCAGATGGGCTCTCTGATTGAGAGAAGAGAGCTCCATGGGTGCTTAGGTCGGAATGAAGGCAGAAGGAGGCGGGCGGGAAGGCTGAACAGCGTCTGGCGGCACAGAGCAAGGATGGAGAAGGTAACTGTGACAAACACGACCCAGGTCGTCAGTGACGTTCAAAGCAATTTCTCTCCAATTGAGAGGAATACAAGTTGTAACTTTCCAAATATAGTTGCGACCTGCCGGAGTCATCTCTTGGATCTGATATAAGGCAGATTATGTTCTCCCTCGTTCAAAACCCTCTGATGATTCCGACCTTACTCTGAGTCAGGCTACACCAGCCTCCATACTCTGCAGGCATGCTCccgcctcagggtctttgcactcaGGGtcttgctgtcccctctgcccttccctcctcttcaTCCAGGTTCTGGTGACATATCATCTTATCCCAGACACCCTTCATTGCCTCTCTCCTTACTGTGCTTTTTCTTCACTGCATTTACCAACGCAtgacatatatttatttgcttaattGTTTTTGCCTATTTCGCTCCACTAGAGCATTAGCTTcttgaaagcagagacttgatctgttttgttcactgctgtatcccagtGCCTAGAATTAGGGGGTCAATCAATACCTGAATGAATAGGAATCACTGAATAGAATTCTATCTCTAACATAAGAACAAGAAAGCAACTTTCCTTATCTAAGAAACAGCTCCTTCAAGACTCTCGGGGGTGGGGACAAGGGGTTTAAAGTACCGTAGCCCCCTTCTGAAATGTAGGCCTTCGGGGCCTCCATCACTCCTTTGTCTGAGGATTGAGCCAaaatgagcccttgagaagaatcTCAGCCCTATCTGTGGGGACATCCTACACCTCTAGGGGTGCTGGTCTTCTCTCCAGTCACATGTCCTGGCTGGCTTTTTGAATTTCTGATCATCTCGGCTCAGCGGGCTGTTAATTACATGCGTTTATATTTAACTAGCCAAAAAGAATGCCTGCACTCCAGCTACTGAGTATGGAGTGCCCTGAACTCACTGCAGTTAGATACCCAGAAAAGGCTTTACTGGGGAGAATGATAAATAGGATGGCCTGATGTAGATTTAGTTCCTCTGCAGACCCTCTGAAATGCGTGCTTGTACTCAGCTAGATCAGGCAAGGGTCCTGATTTCAAGCCACATGATCTTGGCCCCGGAAAGAGCTGCCGCTTCTGAGCGGGTTTTGGTTCCAAGCCCGCGGGGCAGCCCTGAGGGATGCTGTGGTCAACAGCCCCAGGTGGCTGCCCTGGTGCTCTCCGGACACCGCCTGTGTGTCCCAAGGGCTCGGTCCTCTCTGCGAAGACCCGCGCGAGAATCGCCCAGCGTCTGTGTCACTCAAGTGATGGCACTGATGGGCTCTGTCTTTGCGTCTTCACAGTGTCTGTCAACGTGTGGGCTTCCTTAACTGTCGTCTCCGTGTTCTTCCTTGGTCCCAATTTCCTCAAGAACATCTTAATCTTTTAGTACTacacatatttttgaaaactgtCTCAAATCTTTCAGGGAGTAAAGTTGTATACTCCTAAATACGTTAATTAACTGTTCCACAGAAATTCTTTTTATATTGCAAATTTTCCTATTTATGCATCttccattaatttaaaaaaattgtggtaaaacatacatacataaaatttatcCCTTTTAAGTGTATGGTTCTGTGGCATTCAGTACATTTGTACAAACTCCCTTAGTTAACTTCTGTGTCAGCAAGTTGCCAGGGGCCCACAGCTGCCAAAGGTGCGAGGCTGGTGGGCCCCTCTCAATGCGGGCACGCTTCTGCTTCTACCCGTGGAGTTGTGTGTTTACTGAGAGTCAGCTGTGTTATTCTCTAATGTATTTATGGCGGTTTTACTTGTTATTGCAATTATGtaatataattactttaaatgataTATGAGTACCAAAAGGGAGCTGTTGTTTTGTGAAAATTCAGTTGACTTTCAACTTATGTATAACAAGTGAAATTTCTCAAGAGTTCTCTGATGAAGCAGTAAGACTTTCCTTTTGGGAAAACCTTCAGGATGCCCTCCGAGCCAAGAACTGAAAGAACATTACTTACCTGCCACCTCTGACATCACAGGATCGAGGGCGCCCTGACAGGGACTGGATCTGGGGAGAGACACAGAAAGCTGGGCTTACTCA
Above is a genomic segment from Pseudorca crassidens isolate mPseCra1 chromosome 1, mPseCra1.hap1, whole genome shotgun sequence containing:
- the CRTC3 gene encoding CREB-regulated transcription coactivator 3 isoform X3 is translated as MAASPGSGSANPRKFSEKIALHTQRQAEETRAFEQLMTDLTLSRVQFQKLQQLRLTQYHGGSLPNVSQLRSSASEFQPAFHPADSVRGTRHHGLVERPSRTRFHPLHRRSGDKPGRQFDGSTFGANYASQPLDESWPRQQPPWKEEKHPGFRLTSALNRTNSDSALHTSALSTKPQDPYGGGGQSAWPASYMGFCDGENDVHGEVVSFPSPLKEENLLNIPKPLPKQLWETKEIQSLSGRPRSCDVRGGSAFPHSGQNMGLSPFLGTLNTGGSLPDLTNLHYSVPLPASLDTSDHLFGSMSVGNSVGNLPAAMTHLGIRSSSGLQSSRSNPSIQATLNKTALSSSLNSRPQASAPNASALHSSLRLFSLSNPSLSTTNLSGPSRRRQPPVSPLTLSPGPEAHQSFSRQLSSTSPLKPYPASQMVSSDRSPLSFLPTEAQAQVSPPPPYPTPQDLPQPLLQQPHTQEPAAQQPQAAPSLPQSDFQLLAAQGSSLTNFFPDVSFDQPSMRPGPAFPQQVPLVQQCPREPQDSFHLRPNLYSNCGNFPNTILTGHTVSGETLMMSRST